One stretch of Streptomyces sp. R21 DNA includes these proteins:
- a CDS encoding DMT family transporter, with translation MSALTLSVLLSLVSAVAYAGGAIVQEQVAVTSPDQTYAPLRRPTWWAAVALNGLGGLLHVVALAYGPLSLVQPLGALTIVFALPMAALFVGRRAGATAWRGAIMATVGLAGLLSLVGTADAQSLSNAQRVLLGVVTGGAVVALMVAGRAAHRHPAGRSVLLAVASGIAFGMSSVFTKTVAVDWTNQVTFSDLPSLAVIGVFATAGMLLSQASYRGGGLAAPLATLTVVNPVMAAAVGITMFGETFRYGSTGTLLALGCGVVAAGGLILLTTERLDTPKHTTPTAPAALPAGSDAVEELLAALPAQPTTPVREEAFAQLEATVPAPVTVPTAVTVPAQDMAYEGDVQDDDGAAKVPSPADVPRYYAPFYGGPYIPTPLLDRHRTRVKS, from the coding sequence ATGAGCGCTCTGACACTCTCCGTGCTGCTCTCCCTCGTCTCCGCCGTCGCGTATGCGGGCGGTGCCATCGTCCAGGAACAGGTCGCGGTGACCTCTCCGGACCAGACGTACGCGCCGCTGCGCAGGCCCACCTGGTGGGCCGCGGTGGCGTTGAACGGCCTCGGCGGGCTGCTGCACGTGGTGGCGCTCGCCTACGGACCGCTGAGCCTCGTCCAGCCGCTGGGCGCGCTGACCATCGTCTTCGCCCTTCCCATGGCGGCCCTCTTCGTCGGCCGCAGGGCCGGGGCGACCGCGTGGCGCGGCGCGATCATGGCGACGGTGGGCCTCGCGGGTCTGCTGTCCCTGGTCGGTACGGCCGACGCGCAGTCCCTGAGCAACGCCCAGCGCGTCCTGCTGGGCGTGGTCACCGGCGGCGCCGTGGTGGCGCTGATGGTGGCGGGCCGCGCCGCGCACCGGCACCCCGCCGGGCGCAGCGTGCTCCTCGCGGTCGCGTCGGGTATCGCGTTCGGCATGTCCTCGGTGTTCACGAAGACGGTCGCGGTGGACTGGACGAACCAGGTCACGTTCTCCGACCTGCCGAGCCTGGCCGTCATCGGCGTCTTCGCCACAGCCGGAATGCTGCTGTCGCAGGCTTCCTACCGGGGCGGCGGACTCGCGGCCCCGCTGGCCACCCTGACGGTCGTGAACCCCGTGATGGCGGCGGCGGTCGGCATCACGATGTTCGGCGAAACCTTCCGCTACGGCTCGACGGGCACCTTGCTCGCCCTGGGCTGCGGCGTCGTCGCCGCGGGCGGGCTGATCCTGCTCACGACGGAGCGCCTCGACACCCCGAAGCACACGACGCCGACCGCACCCGCCGCCCTCCCGGCGGGCTCGGACGCCGTGGAGGAACTGCTCGCGGCGCTTCCCGCCCAGCCCACCACACCGGTCCGCGAGGAAGCCTTCGCACAGCTTGAGGCGACGGTGCCGGCTCCGGTCACCGTGCCGACGGCGGTCACCGTGCCGGCCCAGGACATGGCGTACGAGGGTGATGTCCAGGACGACGACGGGGCCGCCAAGGTCCCGTCGCCGGCCGACGTACCGCGCTACTACGCCCCGTTCTACGGCGGGCCCTACATCCCGACCCCAC